The nucleotide sequence TTGGCCGGATGTTCCCAGGTTGTCTTCAGCCAGAAAGGTACCGTGTCATTGCTGACCGGTGAACCGTCGGCTTCGCAGGAAGTGGGATAATCCAGTTCCAAGGCCCAGGCGGCTATATCCATCATGTGGCTGCCCATATCTCCGATCTGGCCGGCACCGAAATCCCAGAACCAGTTCCATTCCAGGCACCCCCCGTCAATGTAGCTGGGATTGAATGCGTGGTAAGGGCTGGGTCCTACCCAAAGATCCCAGTGAAGGTGGTCGGGTGCGGGGTCCATATTTGTGAAATATCTTCCATGTTTTATTTCTTCACTGGGTACCCGGCTGCACCAAACCCATGCTTCCTGCGGAGTGCCGATGGCACCGCCTCTGACCAGTTCCACCACGCGGCGCACATTTGGATGAGCATGCATCTGGGTGCCCATTTGCGTGCTGAGCCGGCCCCTATTCTTTAGGTAGGTATTGCGTATCATCCGGGACTCCTCTACAGTAATGGCAATAGGTTTCTGGCAAAACACATGAAGGCCTCTGTTCATAGCCCAAATGGAAATGAAGGCATGGGACTGATCATTTGTTGCACAGTAAACCGCATCAACATCTTTTTGCTCCAAGGCTTTTCGCCAGTCAATATAGGTTTTGGCTCCCGGAAACTCCTCCGAGGCTTTTTTGAGATTTTCCTCGTTCACATCGCACAGGGCAACAATGTTTTCATTCTTTAGCACATCGTTGGTTATATCATTCCACCCCATACTGCCAATACCAATAGCAGCAATATTCAGCTTGTCGCTGGGCGCTCTTTTACCGCTCCCGGCAAGCACATGCGAAGGAACAATGGCAAAGGCTGCAGCTGCAGTCAAACCGGTACCCAGAAATTGTCTTCTGGACATTCCATTACTTTCACCCTTTGAATTGTTAGAGTTTTTATTGTTTCTCATCATTAAATTATTAAAATTATTAAATTATACAATAACATTATCGGTAAAATAGGTAGTGATTTTATATCCTAAAAAAATATTACATATGTTAGTTTCTTAAAATTTCCCGGGTCTTCCTCACAAGGGTCTTCATTCCTTCCAGACTATCAGCTCCTCCTTGTTCAAGGGTCATCCAATCTTTGTAACCGATATTGTCGAGGGCTTTCATAACCGCAGCCCAATTCACATCACCTTCTCTCAATGCAACTTCAAAACCGGCCCATCTCCCTTCATTGTCCGCCTTTTCGCGACTAAACTCTTTTATATGGACTTTTGCAATACGTTGACCCAAAATATTAATCCATTGTTCGGGCCATCCATACATCAGAATATTTCCACAATCAAAATAAAACTTCACATAGGGACTTGAAAATTGATCAAGATAATACCTCGCCTCAATAGGACTGAGAAGGAAGTTATTCCATACATTTTCTATCGCAATGGTAACATTTAATTTTTCTGCCAGAGGAATCACTTTTTTTATCTCTTCTATGGTCCGATACCAGCATTCCTCGTAACTGGTTGTCTCATCTACCACACCGGGAACCAAAAGAATGGTATCTGCTCCGTAAGTACTGGCGTCTTCAAGTGTCACTTTCAGAGCATCCCTACCTTTTCTGCGAATCGCTGCATCAGGAGAAGATAAAGGCAAATCCCAGTGTTTTGACCCACAAACACTTGGAATCTTCAATTTGGTGGCTTCGCAGGCTTTTAAAACTTCCTTTCTATCCAGATGACTTGAAACTTCAATGCCATCTAATTCCGCTTTTTTTGAAAGCTCAAACTTTTCTCTGATGGAATCACCTACATTGATAGTACCCCACATCATACCAACTTTTATATCCCTGGAAGATAGTCGGTTATTAGCAGCAAACCCAACTGCAGGCGCAGTGGTAACCGCTATTGAGCCCAATGCCGTTTTTTTTACAAAATTTCTTCTATTCATAGGTAGCCCTCCTTTTTGAAAATGCTTTATCTATTCGGGTAATTCAATAATTTTAATATTTCTGAAGTGGATTTCTGCTCCTTCTGATTCCAGGCAGATATATCCTTTCTGTTGGGAAGATTCGCTGATGCCGTTCACAAATTTCCCGTTTACCGAGAGTTTAATGGTTCCGTCTATACAAACTACATCGTAGGTATTCCATTTTCCTTTTCCTTTGCAGCGGTTCTCAACCGACTTGCTGCGTTTTCCGCGCGGGTTATCCGGTACCACTTCTACCCCACCAACTCCAAACAATTCGCCATGTACATAGGCAAGGGGCGGCTTTTCGCCATTTCGCGTATTTTGGTTCACCCAGTCAAGCTCGAGCATTTGTACTTCCACACCGTCGGGGAGGCGATTATCCCCAGGAACAGCACTGCTCCAAACAAAAGTGCCCGAATTGCCGCCTGCCTCCATGTGCTTCCATTCAATATGCAGGATAAAATTTTCATACTTCTTTTCACTGCGGATCACGCCAATGGGATCTCCTGAACAAATCAACACCTCATCTTTAAGCTTCCATGTATCTGGTTCTGTGTTTACCTGAAACCAGTTCACCTCCTTACCTTCGGAAGCTTTCTCTGAAATTAGCTGATTGTATTGAAGCTCCTGACCAAAAGTGGAAACTTTCTCCTGGGCAGATAAACCTTTAATTGCAAAAGCAAAAAGGATAGAAAAAATAAACCATGCTGTCTTTCTCATTTCTTTAAAATTTAAGATTTTATCAGTAATTAGAAATTTTCAGTTTGAATTGGTATCAAAAAACCTATACCATTTAATTTTGATGGTCTGTAATATCATCCCTCCTGGAATAGTTATATTATCTAAATTTCAGAGACATGCTGCACCTGCCACCTCCTTTAATGTTTTCCTAAAAATAAAAAAACTTTCAAAAAAAAGTTAAAAAATCCTAAAATATTTTTGTATCTTTTTATACAGGTACTTTTTGATATACTACCATCTCCGAAAGAATCTGGCCGTCAACATCTGATTGCAGGGAGGCAAAGCGGGAAATATTTCCCCACTCCCGCTTCAGCACCAAAACTACCGAACCGCTGCACAAGTTGCAGTAACCATCGAAGAGGACAATTGGTTGTAGGTTGATAAGGGCATCCAATCAAAGATTTATAAGCTTAATTTTAATTATTTTTAGACAAAAAATATTACAAAACTTGTATAAAAGCAATTACATTCATATTAATAAATTTAAATGTGTACATTATGGATAGAAGAAATTTTATCAGGAAGTCTGCTCTTGTAAGCGCCGGACTGGCTCTGGGCAGTAATGCTTTGGGTGAGCCAATTCATAAATCGGATAACAACAAAGCGAAGATCGTTGCTGCAATACCTCTGCCGATTCATGTTGTCATAGATGATGTTGGATGGTGGTCGGGAGAGGACGGGAGTGAATGGGAGGAGCCCTATCGTACCGGCATAAACCGCAATCATGTGCCCGATGACTACAGAGCTATTGTCCGTCTGGGCGGGGAGCTGAACATACGACCACAGGCGGCGATGATCCTTTGTGAATGGGACAAAGAGAATGTTTTGCGTAAAGTGCCTACCAGTACCTGGATGGGATCAAACTGGGATAATTCCAAATGGGTGGGTCCCTGGCTCGAAGAAGCCGCGGAGATTATACGGAACAACAAGGATCACTTTGAGCTAACCCTTCACGGTATTGGTCATGAATATTGGAAAGGGGATACATTCACAAGGGCTGAATGGGCTAACAATGAGGGCATAATGCGGTCTTTGGATCAGGTGAAAAAACACCTGGAATTTTTTGGAGTGCTTTTGCGTCAGCATAATCTTGGACCTCTTCCCACTTCCTTTGTCCCCACTGCTTTCAGGCATGGTTTTGGACCCACCGGCAGCCACGATATAAGCATGGCCGAAGTCCTGGCCAATCATGGGTTTAAATACATTAATACCCCGTTTAGCAGTATGCTTAATGCTCAAGCTACCCAATACGAAAAATTCGGATTTGACTCCCAAGTGATCACCGTAGACCGGGGCCGGGATATACTGTCATGGGACACAATTGGCAAAGGTCCGGGAGGCGAAGTACACGGAGCTACCTGCGGAATGCACTGGCCGAATATCCTGCATCCGGATCCCAATCGCAATTTCGAGATTGTGGACAAATGGATCAAATTCCTGAAACCCTATAACAACAGGCTTGATACTATGCTGGCGGCAAATTCACTGGAATTTCGCCATCAACTTGTACAACACGCCTGTACCAAGCCAAAAGTCAACGGAAACACAATCATACTGGATTTCAGAAATGTTGATAAAATACCGGGAAAATTGGGAAAGAATACCTTGACCCTGAAAATTAAAAGTCTTCAGAAAATGTCATTTAAAGCCAACGGCATTAAGATAATTGATAAAAGCATCGTTGAGCATGAAGATACTCAACTTTATACACTTCAGCTTGATAGGATGCCCCGGAAAAAAGAAGCCCGTATAGATGCAGTGCGCACCGAACATTAAAAATTATGGCTCATAGGATAATTTAAGCTACATACACTTATTTTTCAAACAATTATCTCAGAATCTGAAAGTAGATCCTGAAAATATCCTATCAACTATTCTCCAATATATACCTCCAGCAATTTAACCGAAGGATGAGGTATATAAACCAGATGTTCTATAGAAGCGGGAACAAGTATTGTTTCACCTTTTTCTATTAACACTGAATTCTCCTCATTGTAGGTTATTTCCACCTTACCATCCATACACATATACACAACGAAGGAATCCAGCTCTATCATGTCCCTTTGACGGGGTTTATCCAGTTCAAGAATATTGGTGGTGAAGTAATCACATCGGACAACCGGAGAAGACTCATTCTTTTTAAGTTCATAATGTGTTTTATATTCCCCGTAATATGTATAATCGATGGCATCCAGGGCCTGGTCGGTATGCAGTTGCCTGGGCTTACCATCCTTCCCCACTCTGTTCCAGTCATAGATGCGATAAGTAATGTCGGAAGTCTGCTGGATTTCGGCCAGCAGAATACCGGCACCTATGGCATGCACCCTGCCTGCCGGAAGATAAAAAACATCTCCGGCCTGCACTTTTTCATGATTTAAAATTTCAGGCAATGTATTGTTATTGAGATGCCTGAGGTAGGTTTCCTTATCCATCTCCCGGTTGAAACCGGAAATAAGTTCCGCACCTTCCTCGGCAGCAATCACATACCACATCTCGGTTTTGCCGTTGTCGTTATGCCGCTCTCTGGCCATCTCATCATCGGGATGCACCTGGATGGACAAAACATCATTGGCATCGATGAATTTGAAGAGCAAAGGAAACTTTTCACCATAGGTGTCAAATATTTTCTCCCCTACCAGATCCCCCATATATACTTCAATTAATTCCGGCAGGGTGTTACCGACCAAAAAGCCATTCTTAACCACCGAGTAATTATCTTTTACAGCGGAAAGTTCCCAGCTCTCACCTATTTTCTGATCGGTGGGAATATCTTTGTTCAGTTCTGTCCTTAACCGTTGATCGCCCCAAATAACCTCTTTAAAAACAGGCTTGAATTTAAATGGATATAATTCTCTCATAAATACAGTTTTTCAATTAACAATATGACATCCGAAAGGTTTTCAAGTGTTGTTTTTTTTCAGATTTTATAGTCATATGAATCCCAAAAGATTCAGCGACACCGAGCCATCCACATTTCAGAATATCTTTGAACGACCGAAAATGGGTTCTTCTCTGTGTATCCATCTTCCTCCGGTGAAGTCCGGAAAATTGACCGGCTGGCTGCCCAGTGAGACAGACTTTTCAGATAACGGGGTTATGGAACTCCAGGCGGCAGCATCGTAAACATCCATGGGAGGATGTGCATTTTGTTTCACACATTCCACAAAGGTACGGTCGGTAAAATAATCAATTCCTCCATGTCCTGCCTCTCTGGCTGCTTTTTCGTATTTCTTCCACAGGGGATGGTCATATTTCTTCATCCAGGCATCGTAATCATCACCGGTTTCCCACTGATGGTGTTTGGATTTGCCTTCTATATATATCCTTCTGCCCTCATATTGGCCGTTCCATACACCTCCGGTGCCATGAAGCGTAAATCCCCAGGAATACGGACGGGGCAAATTGGTGTCATGACTGATGACTATACTTTCCCCGTTAGCGGTTTTTATTATGGTCGTAACGATATCTCCCAGTTCCCAGTCGAGCTTTGCATTGGGATGATCGGAACCTCCCTGACTGACAATATATTCATGTAATCCTGCCGATTTGGTAGCCACAGACGTAAGGTACTCAAACTGGTTTCCTCTATTAATATTGAACCATTTGGCTACGGGTCCCACCCCATGAGTGGGATAAAGGTCTGCATTTCTTTTCAGTGAATGCTGGGTTCTCCATCTGGATTCTCCACTCGTATTTTTTCCGAATTCTGCTCCTTCAAATTTCACGCCTCTCAGATCATGCTTGTACCCACATGTTGCATGAACCGGAGTTCCAAAAAGATTATCCCGCAACATTTGCAATACAGCCAATACCTCCCGGGCATAATTTACATTTTCCAGAAACATCAACTGAGTTCCTGATTCTTCGTGGGCATGTACCAAGTCCCAGCAACCTTCCAGAGTAGTAGCAGCAGGAACTTCCAATCCAACATACTTTCCGGCTTTCATAGCATCTACTGCCATAGGTGAATGCCATACCCAGGGGGTTGCAATCAGAACTCCGTCAATATCCTCCCGTTCCAAAAGTTTGCGGTAAGCATACTCATGATCGGTATACGTTTCTGCTTCTTCAAGGCCATTATCCTTCAATAACTTTTGGGTCTTGGCAATGGCTTCGGAATCAATATCACAGATGGCAGGAATAACAACATCCTTTCTTTGTGAAATGAGACCGAGATGAGACCTTCCTCTACCTCCTACTCCGATAAATCCGATTGATACATTATTTTGACTCCCATAAGAGCTTTTTCCAAGCGCAGAACCCGGAGTAAAAGCTAGTCCGAGTCCGGCGACAGTAGTGGTTTTAAGAAAGTTCCGGCGATTTACATTGTTTTTCATAAGGCTTTCGATTAAGATGAATGGATCAATTTTTTTTATTTATTGCATTTCGTATGATTGCCTTTCGTTGATATATTTTTCTACCATATCCTCATAGGCCTGCATCAGAAAAGCCATCAGTGAATTCTCCGGGGAAAAATAAATATTGTCGATTCGCCTGATGGGCAAAATCTTAGGTGTAGTTCCCGAAAGAAACGCAGTTCCAAATTCATTCAACTCCTTCTGATGCACTTTCCGCTTTTGTAAATCCAGATGGTGCGCCTGGCATATCTCCAGGATCTTACTTCGGGCGATACCTTGCAATACCTTCTCATCGGGAGGGGTAACGAGCTTGCTGCCTGTTATGAAGAAAATATTCGACCGGCTTCCTTCATAAATATAACCCTCCTCATCCACAAGCAAAGCTTCGTAAACTGATGATTCCCGGATCCTGTCGTCAGCCTTGAGCCGAGCTTGTGTATTAAGCATTTTCACGTTGGGATCATTTCGTACGGCCCGGCAAAGGGTCGTTGCCACACCATTTTGATATTGATGCTTTGTGGGCGGCTCATAACGGTCAAAATAAAACCACAGATCATAATCCCGGGGCTGCGGATAATTGTAAAAGTTTACCACGATTCTGATCTTTCCCGAACGCACCGGATTTTTCCTTATCAGTTTGCGGATCTGATTCCTTATTGCCTCTTCATTCTCCTTAATTCCAAGGTTTTCTAATTCCAGGGAGTGATAAAGCCGATGCAGATGATCTTCCAGAAAAACTGCCACGGAATCTTTTACCCGAACAATTTCATATACTGAAAACCCACCTGAAGCCTCTTCTCTATAAAAATCGTCCTCCGGCTTCAACCGGTCATTCAGCAAATAATATGTACCAGCGTCATCATTCATGAATCACGTTTCTCATTTCAGACAAATGTACAATATCCTTCTTAAAAGATTCAATCAATTGGAATCTTTATCTTATCCCCTTTAAAAATCAATTGACAAATAAGCCATTAAGATAACCCTCTTCAGGCTTATTATTTTTTGTTGATCTCCGGAAACAACGTAACAGTAGTGAATAAATAGAGTCTAAATAGGTTTTGTACGTTATCGGACGTCCGATGTATCGATACCGAACAACCCAATAAAAATTAAATTAAAATAAAACACTGATATATAGTTACAAATAAAAAATGGCATATAAATTGATAAGATGACGACAAATTAATGATACTATGATTGCTTTAAAAAACCTTCATAAATCTTAACAAATAGAAAAAACCGAACAGTCATGATAGGACTCATTTTAGTTGCAATAGCGTTAATCATCAGCTTTATACAGACACTCACCTAATAAAGACCGTTGGTGTGCATTACCGCAATCTCTTTTTATCCAATATATGAGAAAAAAGAAACCCTTCTGGCATACCGGTATTGACAGGGTTTCTTTTTTTTCTTATCATTTCTTCTTTATCAGAAGGTATATCTGATGGATAAAGCACCTCCGTATCCCCAGAAACCGGGATAACCGGTGAAATTCAGGGAAGGATTGTAATCAACGCTCAGAGAAATGGGAATCTCCTGTATCTTATATTCAATGCCCACGATACCATCAACTCCAATAACCAGAAATTCTCCGCGACCATCCACCCAGGGATACTCATTGTTCCAGTTCCCTATATGTCCGCCGGCACCATAATACCAGTTCAACCCTTCCACATCAAAAGCACGGGCATGCCATTCGTACAAACCCGTCAAGTTCATACCCCACCGGCCAAATGAAACGATTCCTTCCAGCGCGGCATCCTCTTTAACAAAATGTTTTACCGTCAATCCTGAAACAAAGGTACCTCTTAAACCAATACCCGTGTTATAATCCTGGGCATAAACCGTTGAACCCATCAACGCAAGCAATGTAATGAACAATAATTTCTTCATAAATTCATCATCTTTATTTGGTTTAACAAATCATTCAATATTGTAATTTCCATACTTTATATTAAATAAAAATCTTCTATAACCCTCATAACAAGCTATCTATAATATAACGGGTATCTCATCCCACACACCACAAATATAGGAAAATCAATCCGATGAAGCAGGCTTTGACCTGGGAAACTTCATGCCGCTCATATTGGCACTTCACCATGTCCTTTGTATCCATGAAAAAATTATCAAACGGTTTAACTGAAAGTTTTTATATTTGAAATCCATAATCAGCAAGCCCAAAACTTATGAAAAAAGCAACAATTACTATACTCATTCTGCTCATCTTTCTTGCTTCCTGTGGTTCCCGAACCGGCGATGAGAACACCGAAAGCATTGACATAGCTACACTGCGGGGGCCTTCTGCAATCAGTATGATCCATATGATCGACAGCCTTCAGACCATACAGGACAGGAAAGTCAATTTTCAGATCAAAAATGAGCCCTTACAAATCAGGCCGCTGCTTTTTCAAGAAAAGGTAGAATTTGCCGTGGTACCCACCAATATGGCTTCGATACTTTACAACA is from Bacteroidales bacterium and encodes:
- a CDS encoding Gfo/Idh/MocA family oxidoreductase: MSRRQFLGTGLTAAAAFAIVPSHVLAGSGKRAPSDKLNIAAIGIGSMGWNDITNDVLKNENIVALCDVNEENLKKASEEFPGAKTYIDWRKALEQKDVDAVYCATNDQSHAFISIWAMNRGLHVFCQKPIAITVEESRMIRNTYLKNRGRLSTQMGTQMHAHPNVRRVVELVRGGAIGTPQEAWVWCSRVPSEEIKHGRYFTNMDPAPDHLHWDLWVGPSPYHAFNPSYIDGGCLEWNWFWDFGAGQIGDMGSHMMDIAAWALELDYPTSCEADGSPVSNDTVPFWLKTTWEHPANDWRPPVKVHWSDGGRKPKDIPENDRFKAVVIKGEKGYIVADYGYRKIWYHDGETTEEVPEIEKGTIRSTEGPMTHYQEWVDACKGGPEPLSNFDYAGKLIENNMLALVAHKSRKKLEWDAENMKATNCSEAERYIKRSSTPGTTYRQGWKLNG
- a CDS encoding sugar phosphate isomerase/epimerase, with protein sequence MNRRNFVKKTALGSIAVTTAPAVGFAANNRLSSRDIKVGMMWGTINVGDSIREKFELSKKAELDGIEVSSHLDRKEVLKACEATKLKIPSVCGSKHWDLPLSSPDAAIRRKGRDALKVTLEDASTYGADTILLVPGVVDETTSYEECWYRTIEEIKKVIPLAEKLNVTIAIENVWNNFLLSPIEARYYLDQFSSPYVKFYFDCGNILMYGWPEQWINILGQRIAKVHIKEFSREKADNEGRWAGFEVALREGDVNWAAVMKALDNIGYKDWMTLEQGGADSLEGMKTLVRKTREILRN
- a CDS encoding DUF1080 domain-containing protein encodes the protein MRKTAWFIFSILFAFAIKGLSAQEKVSTFGQELQYNQLISEKASEGKEVNWFQVNTEPDTWKLKDEVLICSGDPIGVIRSEKKYENFILHIEWKHMEAGGNSGTFVWSSAVPGDNRLPDGVEVQMLELDWVNQNTRNGEKPPLAYVHGELFGVGGVEVVPDNPRGKRSKSVENRCKGKGKWNTYDVVCIDGTIKLSVNGKFVNGISESSQQKGYICLESEGAEIHFRNIKIIELPE
- a CDS encoding DUF393 domain-containing protein, whose product is MDALINLQPIVLFDGYCNLCSGSVVLVLKREWGNISRFASLQSDVDGQILSEMVVYQKVPV
- a CDS encoding class I mannose-6-phosphate isomerase: MRELYPFKFKPVFKEVIWGDQRLRTELNKDIPTDQKIGESWELSAVKDNYSVVKNGFLVGNTLPELIEVYMGDLVGEKIFDTYGEKFPLLFKFIDANDVLSIQVHPDDEMARERHNDNGKTEMWYVIAAEEGAELISGFNREMDKETYLRHLNNNTLPEILNHEKVQAGDVFYLPAGRVHAIGAGILLAEIQQTSDITYRIYDWNRVGKDGKPRQLHTDQALDAIDYTYYGEYKTHYELKKNESSPVVRCDYFTTNILELDKPRQRDMIELDSFVVYMCMDGKVEITYNEENSVLIEKGETILVPASIEHLVYIPHPSVKLLEVYIGE
- a CDS encoding Gfo/Idh/MocA family oxidoreductase, encoding MKNNVNRRNFLKTTTVAGLGLAFTPGSALGKSSYGSQNNVSIGFIGVGGRGRSHLGLISQRKDVVIPAICDIDSEAIAKTQKLLKDNGLEEAETYTDHEYAYRKLLEREDIDGVLIATPWVWHSPMAVDAMKAGKYVGLEVPAATTLEGCWDLVHAHEESGTQLMFLENVNYAREVLAVLQMLRDNLFGTPVHATCGYKHDLRGVKFEGAEFGKNTSGESRWRTQHSLKRNADLYPTHGVGPVAKWFNINRGNQFEYLTSVATKSAGLHEYIVSQGGSDHPNAKLDWELGDIVTTIIKTANGESIVISHDTNLPRPYSWGFTLHGTGGVWNGQYEGRRIYIEGKSKHHQWETGDDYDAWMKKYDHPLWKKYEKAAREAGHGGIDYFTDRTFVECVKQNAHPPMDVYDAAAWSSITPLSEKSVSLGSQPVNFPDFTGGRWIHREEPIFGRSKIF
- a CDS encoding aminotransferase class IV — encoded protein: MNDDAGTYYLLNDRLKPEDDFYREEASGGFSVYEIVRVKDSVAVFLEDHLHRLYHSLELENLGIKENEEAIRNQIRKLIRKNPVRSGKIRIVVNFYNYPQPRDYDLWFYFDRYEPPTKHQYQNGVATTLCRAVRNDPNVKMLNTQARLKADDRIRESSVYEALLVDEEGYIYEGSRSNIFFITGSKLVTPPDEKVLQGIARSKILEICQAHHLDLQKRKVHQKELNEFGTAFLSGTTPKILPIRRIDNIYFSPENSLMAFLMQAYEDMVEKYINERQSYEMQ